CGCCTCGTACAGGGCGTCGGCGTCCACCAGTTCCTGGCGGCCGACGCGCTCGGTCAGCGCCTGGATAATCACGTCGGTGGCTTCCACGCCAACGTCCGCCACCAGTAGCTGGGTCTCGATCTCCTCGAAGATCTCGTCGTCGATCTCCTTGGCGCCGACCAGCAGGTCCGCCAGGCCCTTGCCCAGGTTCTTGCTGGTCTTGCTCATGCCCGCCTTCATGCGGGCCCAGAAGCCGGCATTGTCTTCTTCGGTCGGTTCCGGCGCGGCGGCTGGGGGCTCGGGCATGGCCGTGGGCTGCTCATTTTCCGCGCGCTCCACCGGCGCCGGAGCGGCTTCGGTCTGCTTCGCCGGAGGGGTGGCGGGGGGCGGCTCGCTGGACTCTGTCTCGTCCGCGGAGGGTTCGGCCGGGGCCGCTTCCTCACGGTCGCGGCGGAACATGCGCGAGAAGAAACCGCCTTTCTTTTGTTCCTTCTCGGCAGGGTTATCGTCGTCGCGGGAAACTTCGTCGTTCATGATCAGTCGTATCCATCGGGTTGTCCGGCTGAGGCCGGAAGAACCCGCCCTGGTGGCGGATTCGGAAAAAGCGTCGCCCGCGTTGGCGGGCGAGCGGGTATCCTACCACTGTCGTGGAGCCTGTTCATGGCCTATGCGACGCCACCGTGAACGCGGTATGGCGGCCGGTGCCCAACCGGCCGTTGGCAAAAAGGGGGGAGCCGCTGCGCCGACGGCGCGGGTCCGGCATTTCCGATCAGAGCATGAGAGGACGTTTGATGAGAATCCTGGTGGTAGCGTTAGTGTTGGGGGTACTGTCATCCCTGGCCCGGGCGGACTTGCCGACCCACGAATTCAGCCTGGATAACGGTCTGCGCGTGTTGGTGCGCGAGGATCACCGGGCACCGGTGATCACCGTGATGATCTGGTTCAAGGCGGGCAGCATCGACGAGGCCCCCCATGAAACCGGGCTGGCCCATCTGCTCGAGCACATGATGTTCAAAGGCACCAAACATCTGGGGCCGGGAGAATACTCACGGATCGTGGCCCGCTTTGGCGGCAGCGACAACGCCTTCACCAGTTACGATTACACCGCATACTTCCAACAGTATGAGTCCTCGCGGCTGCCCCTGGCACTGGAACTGGAAGCGGAGCGCCTCAAGAACCTGGAGATCGACGACCAGGAATTCCATCGCGAGCTGCAGGTGGTGATGGAGGAGCGCCGGCAGCGCACCGACGATAACCCCAACGCTCTGGCCTGGGAGAAATTCCAGGCGGTGGCGCGGCCGGGCACCGGCTACGCCCACCCGATCATCGGCTGGCGCGACTTGCTGGCCCAGTTGCAACCGGAGCAGGCGCGCAGCTGGTTCCAGCGCTATTACGTGCCGTCCAACGCCATCCTGGTGATTGCCGGGGATGTCACCGAGCAGCAGGTGCGGCCGCTGGTGGAACGCTTCTTCGCCAAGCTGCCGGCCGGGGAGACGCCGCCACGACCGAAACTCAGTCTGGAGCCGCCCGCCGGAGAGCGGCGCCTGTCCCTGCACCTGCCGGTGAAAGTGCCGGCCCTTTACATGACCTATAACGTGCCGTCGCTGACCACCGCCGAGGACAAGAAAGCGTTCTATACCCTGACCATGCTGGCCGGAGTTCTGGATGGCGGGCTCAGTGCCCGCATCGAGACGGAACTGGTGCGCGGGCAACGTCTGGCCGCCGGCGCCGGCGCCGGTTACAGCGGTCTGCAGCGGGGCAGCGGGACCTTCACCTTCACCGCCACGCCCAATCCGGACGTGAACCTGGAGCAGTTGGAACAGGCCTTGCTGGATCAGGTTCGCGCTCTGGCCGAAACGCCGCCCAGTGCGCAGGAAATGGAACGGGTGCGCGCCAGTGTTACCGCCAGCCAGGTGTATCAGCGGGATTCGGTGATGGGCCAGGCCATGGAGCTGGGCATGCTGACCACGCTGGGCCTGGATTGGCGTCTGGCCGGCGAGTTCGAGGCCAATCTCGCCAAGGTTACCGCCGAGGACGTGCGGGACGCCGCCCGCCGGTGGCTGGTGGATGAACGTCGCACCACCGCCCTTGTTTTGCCAGAGAAGGCGCTGCCTGAGACGACGCAGCCAGAGAATGCACAGCCGGAGGAACAATAATGCGCGCGATGAAAGTAGCGATTTTGGGTGTGATGTGCGCGTGGTTGCTCGCCGGCTGCGCCAGTTTTCCCACCTCTGAGCGACAGGTGCGCCAGGCGGAGCCGGCGGCACCGGAACTGGATATCCAGTCCTGGCAGACCTCCGGAGGCGCCCGGGTGATGTTCGTCCAGAGCGAGGCGTTGCCCATGCTGGATGTGCGTCTGGTAATGAACGCCGGCGGCGCCCGTGACGGTGATCTGCCGGGGCTGGCGGCCATGACCAGCGCGCTGATCGGCGAGGGTGCCCAGGGGTTGAGCGTGGATGACATCGCCCGGGGCTTCGAGGACAAGGGGGCGCAGTTCTCCTCCGGCAGTTACCAGGACATGGCCGTGATCAGCCTGCGTACCCTGTCCGAGCCGCAATGGCGGGACCCGGCCCTGACTCTTCTGGCGCGGGTGGCGGGCCAGCCTGACTTCCCGCGGGATGCTCTGGAGCGCATTCGCACCCAGATGCTGCAAGGGCTGAAGATGGCGCGGCAGGTGCCGGGCCCGCAGGTTCAGAAGGCATACCAGAAACTGCTGTTCGGTAATCATCCCTACGGGCATGCGGAGGGCGGCACCTTGGAAAGCCTGCCGCGTATTCAGCGTCAGGATCTGGTGGAGTACCACCAGCGCTACTACACCGCCGGTAATACTGTCATTGCCTTGGTCGGTGATGTCAGCCGCGCCCAGGCGGAGCGGATCGCCCAGCGTCTCAGCGACGCCTTGCCGCAAGGTGGCGCGGCGCCGGCGTTGCCCCGGGCCAGGGCGCTGTCCGCCCGTAAGGTGGAGCATCTGACTTTCCCGTCCACCCAGACCCATATTCTGCTCGGCAACCAGGCCACCTGGCGTGGTGATCCGGATCATGTCGCCTTGTATGTGGGCAATTACATCCTCGGCGGCGGCGGCTTTGCTTCCCTGCTTACTCAGGAAGTGCGTGAAAAGCGTGGCTATGTGTACGGCATTTCCAGCCACTTCAAGCCCATGGCCGCTGGCGGTCCGTTCACGGTGCAACTACAAACCGCCAACGATAATGCCAGCGATGCGCTCGCCCTGACCCTGGATCAGATCCGCCGCTTCATCGCCGAAGGGCCCAGTGACGAGGAACTGGCCATGGCCAAGGACAACATTCTTGGCGGCATGGCACTGGAAACCGCCGACAACAGCGATATCATCGGCCAACTCGGCGCCATCGGCTTCTACGATCTGCCTCTGGACTATCTGCAACAGTTCAACCAGCAGGTGCGGGATCTGACCGTGGCGGACATCCAGGCGGCAATGCGGAAAGCGGTGGATCCAGACCATCTGGCGATTGTCAGTATCGGCCCGGAAGCGCCCGCCCTGCCCGCCACGCAAACGGTCGAAAGCAATGAAAGCCAAGGGAAAAACCAGTAAGGGGCAGGTGCGGATCATTGGCGGCGAATTTCGTGGCCACCGCCTGCACTTCGTCGACCAGGGGGGGGATCTGCGCCCCTCCGGGGACCGCATGCGCGAGACCCTATTCAACTGGTTGCAATGGGAGTTGTCCGGGGCCCGGGTGCTAGATCTGTTCGCCGGCTCCGGAGCCCTGGGCGCGGAAGCGCTGAGCCGTGGTGCCGAGCGCGCCATTTTGGTGGAGAAAAAAAAGGAGCGCTGCTCCGATCTGTCCCGTCAATTGCGCCCCTTGTTCGGCGAGCGGGTGGTGGTACAGTGCGCCGACGCTTTGAAATGGTTGCCGAGGACGGCGGAGCGTTTTGACCTGGTGTTCATTGACCCGCCCTATGATCTGGGGCTGGCGGAGCCTGCCTGCCGCGCCCTGGAGGACCTCAAGCTGCTGATGCCGGAGGCGTTGATCTACGTCGAATCCCGGCGCCAGGACGGGGCGCCGCAAGTGCCGGAGAATTGGCGGCTGCTGAAGGAAAAAAGCGGCGGCGATGCGCTGGCTCGATTGTTCCAGCGGGAGTAACGACTGGAGCGGGGGCTACGAAGCCACTGTAGGAGCTTGCCCTGCAAGCGAATCTTGGCAGACGGGCCCATTCGCTTGCAGGGCAAGCTCCTACAGTGGCCTTGTAGTGACCCGGAATTCTAGGGTGCCAGCGAATTGCGGGGCAGCAGCGGTCCTCTTCATAAACGGAGGGTCCGCAATGTTTCAAAAACATTGAGGAAAGTGTATGTGGCTTGCCGTGGCGGCAGTGGTTGCCGGCCTGATTGTTCTTGTCTGGAGTGCTGACCGGTTTGTTGATGGTGCCGCCACCACCGCCCGTTACGCGGGCATGCCGTCCCTGCTGATCGGCATGGTGGTGATCGGTTTTGGCACCTCGGCGCCGGAAATGGTGGTGTCCGCCCTGGCCGCCGCGGATGGCAATCCGGGATTGGCATTGGGTAACGCCTATGGCTCCAACATCACCAACATTGCTTTGATTCTCGGCCTGGTGGCGGCGATCAGCCCGATTGCCGTGCATTCCTCGGTGCTGCGTAAAGAGTTGCCGATACTGCTGGTGATCACCCTGCTGTCCGCCGCGCTGATCTATGACGACCTGGTGAGCCGCATGGATGCGGTGATACTGCTACTGGTCTTCGCGTTGCTGATGGTCTGGTCCATCTACCAGGGCATGCGGGGAGAAGGCGACCCTCTGGGTGGGGATGTGGACCAGGAAGCCTTCACCCGTCCGATGAGCAAGAGACGCGCTCTGTTCTGGCTGGTGCTGGGGTTGGTCTTTCTGGTGCTCAGTTCCCGTTTGTTGGTCTGGGGGGCGGTGGAAATCTCCCAGGCGCTGGGGGTCAGTGATCTGATCATCGGTCTGACCGTGGTGGCCATTGGTACCTCCCTGCCGGAACTGGCCTCCAGCCTGGTGGCAATCCGCAAGAACGAACACGATCTGGCTCTGGGCAATGTGCTAGGCTCCAACCTGTTCAATACCCTGGCGGTGGTGGGGATCGCCGGTGCGATCCATCCGGTGGTGGTGGAACCGGCGGTGCTTTATCGGGATTGGGCGGTGATGACCGGTCTGACCCTGCTGCTGTTTGTGTTTGGGTATGGCTTCCGTGGGCGGGGGCGAATCAATCGTCTGGAAGGCACGGCGTTGCTGGTTATTTATGTGGCCTACACCGGCTATCTGGTGACCACCATGATGCCTTGACGCCGGGGCCGACTCCGCTGTGAAATCCGCGGTGAAAAGAGGACAACGGAATGCGTGAGCGTCTGGAGCAGCAGTCTTTTCTGGTTTTTCTGATTCTGGTGACAGTGGCCTTTCTGCTGCTGCTGCGCCCTTTTTATGCGCCGGTGTTCTGGGCCTTCGCGGTGGCCCTGATCTTCTTTCCGATGCAGCGGCGCCTGTTGGCCCGCTGGCCGGGGCGGCGCAATCTGGCCGCCATGATCACCCTGCTGTTGAGCATCGTGGTGGTGGTGATCCCGGTGCTGGTGGTGGCGGCGTCCTTCATTCGGGAAGGACTGGCGGTATATGACCGTGTGCAACAGGGCGAATTTGATCCGGCCAGCTACCTGCAAAAACTGGAAGTGGCCTTCCCCTCCGCCCATTACTGGTTGGAGCGTCTGGGGGTGGATTTCTCCGATCTTGGCGCGCAACTGATGTCGGGTCTGAAAGCCGCCGGCCAGTTTCTGGCCAAGCGGGCACTGGATGTGGGGCAGAATACGTTCCAGTTCTTCGTTAATCTCGGCCTGATGCTGTATCTCACCTTTTTTCTGCTGCGCGACGGCCCCGCTCTGGTGGACCTGTTGATCCGGGCGTTGCCGCTGGGCGATGACCGGGAGCGGATGATCTTCAGCAAATTCGCCGAAGTGACCCGGGCCACGGTGAAGGGCAACCTGGTGATCGCGGTGATCCAGGGGGCGCTG
This sequence is a window from Alloalcanivorax dieselolei B5. Protein-coding genes within it:
- the rsmD gene encoding 16S rRNA (guanine(966)-N(2))-methyltransferase RsmD; this encodes MKAKGKTSKGQVRIIGGEFRGHRLHFVDQGGDLRPSGDRMRETLFNWLQWELSGARVLDLFAGSGALGAEALSRGAERAILVEKKKERCSDLSRQLRPLFGERVVVQCADALKWLPRTAERFDLVFIDPPYDLGLAEPACRALEDLKLLMPEALIYVESRRQDGAPQVPENWRLLKEKSGGDALARLFQRE
- a CDS encoding M16 family metallopeptidase; amino-acid sequence: MRAMKVAILGVMCAWLLAGCASFPTSERQVRQAEPAAPELDIQSWQTSGGARVMFVQSEALPMLDVRLVMNAGGARDGDLPGLAAMTSALIGEGAQGLSVDDIARGFEDKGAQFSSGSYQDMAVISLRTLSEPQWRDPALTLLARVAGQPDFPRDALERIRTQMLQGLKMARQVPGPQVQKAYQKLLFGNHPYGHAEGGTLESLPRIQRQDLVEYHQRYYTAGNTVIALVGDVSRAQAERIAQRLSDALPQGGAAPALPRARALSARKVEHLTFPSTQTHILLGNQATWRGDPDHVALYVGNYILGGGGFASLLTQEVREKRGYVYGISSHFKPMAAGGPFTVQLQTANDNASDALALTLDQIRRFIAEGPSDEELAMAKDNILGGMALETADNSDIIGQLGAIGFYDLPLDYLQQFNQQVRDLTVADIQAAMRKAVDPDHLAIVSIGPEAPALPATQTVESNESQGKNQ
- a CDS encoding AI-2E family transporter, whose amino-acid sequence is MRERLEQQSFLVFLILVTVAFLLLLRPFYAPVFWAFAVALIFFPMQRRLLARWPGRRNLAAMITLLLSIVVVVIPVLVVAASFIREGLAVYDRVQQGEFDPASYLQKLEVAFPSAHYWLERLGVDFSDLGAQLMSGLKAAGQFLAKRALDVGQNTFQFFVNLGLMLYLTFFLLRDGPALVDLLIRALPLGDDRERMIFSKFAEVTRATVKGNLVIAVIQGALGGLIFWVLGLPAAVLWAVVMAVLSLIPALGASLVWVPVALYMYATGDVTEALILVLFGVFVIGLVDNLLRPVLVGRDTKLPDYLVLFSTLGGLTLFGITGFALGPLLAGLFVSFWQIFILEFNVEPAGNLAATDGSTEEESVPEAEVRIPGGNKDDNGDNEGQ
- a CDS encoding M16 family metallopeptidase, translating into MRILVVALVLGVLSSLARADLPTHEFSLDNGLRVLVREDHRAPVITVMIWFKAGSIDEAPHETGLAHLLEHMMFKGTKHLGPGEYSRIVARFGGSDNAFTSYDYTAYFQQYESSRLPLALELEAERLKNLEIDDQEFHRELQVVMEERRQRTDDNPNALAWEKFQAVARPGTGYAHPIIGWRDLLAQLQPEQARSWFQRYYVPSNAILVIAGDVTEQQVRPLVERFFAKLPAGETPPRPKLSLEPPAGERRLSLHLPVKVPALYMTYNVPSLTTAEDKKAFYTLTMLAGVLDGGLSARIETELVRGQRLAAGAGAGYSGLQRGSGTFTFTATPNPDVNLEQLEQALLDQVRALAETPPSAQEMERVRASVTASQVYQRDSVMGQAMELGMLTTLGLDWRLAGEFEANLAKVTAEDVRDAARRWLVDERRTTALVLPEKALPETTQPENAQPEEQ
- a CDS encoding calcium/sodium antiporter, which produces MWLAVAAVVAGLIVLVWSADRFVDGAATTARYAGMPSLLIGMVVIGFGTSAPEMVVSALAAADGNPGLALGNAYGSNITNIALILGLVAAISPIAVHSSVLRKELPILLVITLLSAALIYDDLVSRMDAVILLLVFALLMVWSIYQGMRGEGDPLGGDVDQEAFTRPMSKRRALFWLVLGLVFLVLSSRLLVWGAVEISQALGVSDLIIGLTVVAIGTSLPELASSLVAIRKNEHDLALGNVLGSNLFNTLAVVGIAGAIHPVVVEPAVLYRDWAVMTGLTLLLFVFGYGFRGRGRINRLEGTALLVIYVAYTGYLVTTMMP